Proteins encoded within one genomic window of Macaca thibetana thibetana isolate TM-01 chromosome 3, ASM2454274v1, whole genome shotgun sequence:
- the ANKRD61 gene encoding ankyrin repeat domain-containing protein 61 isoform X2 — MGNIPRKGSRDLVVDSATSLEDGPSAALHSKLYEAIMREDCTTIEVLLRNHPVNQPITILPNSTSSRLLLSQTESIIPIHLAAKYHKAQSLLCLLRHGADPEVRDTTGLTTLNLILLHWPVTSTTWAKPGNRMHRILTDIQNNAITCLRILCAHGAQVNAQGESNKRSPLHLAIAYGCYPVLSILAQNGADVNAINEASMTPLHMAANMLNKEMMEMLIACGANVNCAVSSTGNTPLKLAVCTASSKAGRLLGAGVSCIRLLLTHGAKVNAQDYKGQTAIHEACFGGREAIINLLLDFEANVNILTRNGESPIYMYLQRSFNVRDTALLARLLYHTYPLRMTNNQGILPAGIMLPEFRLLRDTLIKQSQKPLSLQGICKRNIRNIYGEKYKQHLKQLLPVTIWNSVYCCYDLAYLLKQDLPASQQQGLPATQTAFSG; from the exons ATGGGGAATATACCCAGGAAAGGAAGCAGAGACCTGGTGGTTGACAGTGCCACGTCCCTGGAAGATGGCCCATCCGCAGCACTTCACTCGAAACTCTATGAAGCCATCATGAGAGAAGACTGCACTACGATCGAGGTACTCCTGAGAAATCACCCTGTCAACCAGCCCATCACCATTCTGCCCAACTCCACCAGCAGCAGATTACTTCTGAGCCAG ACAGAGTCCATCATCCCCATCCATCTGGCTGCCAAGTACCACAAGGCCCAGAGTCTGCTCTGCCTGTTACGGCATGGCGCTGACCCAGAAGTCAG GGACACAACAGGCCTCACCACACTCAACTTAATACTACTGCACTGGCCAGTCACTTCCACCACGTGGGCAAAACCAGGCAACAGAATGCACAGGATCCTGACAGACATTCAGAATAACGCCATCACGTGTCTCCGCATCTTGTGTGCACACGGGGCTCAAGTTAACGCTCAAGGGGAAAGCAACAAACGTTCACCACTCCACCTGGCCATAGCATATGGTTGCTATCCAGTTCTCTCCATTTTGGCCCAAAATGGTGCCGATGTCAATGCTATTAATGAAGCCAGCATGACACCCCTTCACATGGCCGCAAACATGCTGAATAAGGAGATGATGGAAATGCTCATTGCCTGTGGAGCAAACGTCAACTGTGCTGTCTCTTCCACGGGAAACACGCCCCTGAAGCTTGCAGTGTGCACCGCATCAAGCAAAGCAGGCCGACTGCTCGGGGCGGGGGTCAGCTGCATCCGTCTGCTGCTCACTCACGGAGCCAAAGTCAATGCCCAGGACTACAAAGGCCAAACAGCCATCCACGAGGCATGCTTTGGAGGCAGAGAGGCAATCATCAATCTCCTGCTTGACTTTGAagcaaatgttaacattttaacaaGAAACGGGGAATCTCCAATTTATATGTACCTTCAGCGCAGTTTCAATGTAAGAGATACGGCACTTCTGGCCAGGCTACTTTATCACACTTATCCTCTGAGAATGACCAATAACCAAGGAATTCTCCCTGCAGGAATCATGCTACCAGAATTCCGCCTCTTAAGGGACACCCTAATAAAGCAATCGCAAAAACCTTTATCCCTACAGGGTATCTGCAAAAGAAACATCAGGAATATTTACGGGGAGAAATACAAACAGCACTTGAAGCAACTTCTCCCGGTGACGATATGGAATTCTGTCTACTGCTGTTACGACCTGGCATACCTCCTGAAACAAGACCTCCCAGCTTCACAGCAGCAGGGACTTCCAGCCACTCAAACTGCATTTTCTGGCTAG
- the ANKRD61 gene encoding ankyrin repeat domain-containing protein 61 isoform X3 has product MGNIPRKGSRDLVVDSATSLEDGPSAALHSKLYEAIMREDCTTIEQTESIIPIHLAAKYHKAQSLLCLLRHGADPEVRDTTGLTTLNLILLHWPVTSTTWAKPGNRMHRILTDIQNNAITCLRILCAHGAQVNAQGESNKRSPLHLAIAYGCYPVLSILAQNGADVNAINEASMTPLHMAANMLNKEMMEMLIACGANVNCAVSSTGNTPLKLAVCTASSKAGRLLGAGVSCIRLLLTHGAKVNAQDYKGQTAIHEACFGGREAIINLLLDFEANVNILTRNGESPIYMYLQRSFNVRDTALLARLLYHTYPLRMTNNQGILPAGIMLPEFRLLRDTLIKQSQKPLSLQGICKRNIRNIYGEKYKQHLKQLLPVTIWNSVYCCYDLAYLLKQDLPASQQQGLPATQTAFSG; this is encoded by the exons ATGGGGAATATACCCAGGAAAGGAAGCAGAGACCTGGTGGTTGACAGTGCCACGTCCCTGGAAGATGGCCCATCCGCAGCACTTCACTCGAAACTCTATGAAGCCATCATGAGAGAAGACTGCACTACGATCGAG CAGACAGAGTCCATCATCCCCATCCATCTGGCTGCCAAGTACCACAAGGCCCAGAGTCTGCTCTGCCTGTTACGGCATGGCGCTGACCCAGAAGTCAG GGACACAACAGGCCTCACCACACTCAACTTAATACTACTGCACTGGCCAGTCACTTCCACCACGTGGGCAAAACCAGGCAACAGAATGCACAGGATCCTGACAGACATTCAGAATAACGCCATCACGTGTCTCCGCATCTTGTGTGCACACGGGGCTCAAGTTAACGCTCAAGGGGAAAGCAACAAACGTTCACCACTCCACCTGGCCATAGCATATGGTTGCTATCCAGTTCTCTCCATTTTGGCCCAAAATGGTGCCGATGTCAATGCTATTAATGAAGCCAGCATGACACCCCTTCACATGGCCGCAAACATGCTGAATAAGGAGATGATGGAAATGCTCATTGCCTGTGGAGCAAACGTCAACTGTGCTGTCTCTTCCACGGGAAACACGCCCCTGAAGCTTGCAGTGTGCACCGCATCAAGCAAAGCAGGCCGACTGCTCGGGGCGGGGGTCAGCTGCATCCGTCTGCTGCTCACTCACGGAGCCAAAGTCAATGCCCAGGACTACAAAGGCCAAACAGCCATCCACGAGGCATGCTTTGGAGGCAGAGAGGCAATCATCAATCTCCTGCTTGACTTTGAagcaaatgttaacattttaacaaGAAACGGGGAATCTCCAATTTATATGTACCTTCAGCGCAGTTTCAATGTAAGAGATACGGCACTTCTGGCCAGGCTACTTTATCACACTTATCCTCTGAGAATGACCAATAACCAAGGAATTCTCCCTGCAGGAATCATGCTACCAGAATTCCGCCTCTTAAGGGACACCCTAATAAAGCAATCGCAAAAACCTTTATCCCTACAGGGTATCTGCAAAAGAAACATCAGGAATATTTACGGGGAGAAATACAAACAGCACTTGAAGCAACTTCTCCCGGTGACGATATGGAATTCTGTCTACTGCTGTTACGACCTGGCATACCTCCTGAAACAAGACCTCCCAGCTTCACAGCAGCAGGGACTTCCAGCCACTCAAACTGCATTTTCTGGCTAG
- the ANKRD61 gene encoding ankyrin repeat domain-containing protein 61 isoform X1, translated as MGNIPRKGSRDLVVDSATSLEDGPSAALHSKLYEAIMREDCTTIEVLLRNHPVNQPITILPNSTSSRLLLSQQTESIIPIHLAAKYHKAQSLLCLLRHGADPEVRDTTGLTTLNLILLHWPVTSTTWAKPGNRMHRILTDIQNNAITCLRILCAHGAQVNAQGESNKRSPLHLAIAYGCYPVLSILAQNGADVNAINEASMTPLHMAANMLNKEMMEMLIACGANVNCAVSSTGNTPLKLAVCTASSKAGRLLGAGVSCIRLLLTHGAKVNAQDYKGQTAIHEACFGGREAIINLLLDFEANVNILTRNGESPIYMYLQRSFNVRDTALLARLLYHTYPLRMTNNQGILPAGIMLPEFRLLRDTLIKQSQKPLSLQGICKRNIRNIYGEKYKQHLKQLLPVTIWNSVYCCYDLAYLLKQDLPASQQQGLPATQTAFSG; from the exons ATGGGGAATATACCCAGGAAAGGAAGCAGAGACCTGGTGGTTGACAGTGCCACGTCCCTGGAAGATGGCCCATCCGCAGCACTTCACTCGAAACTCTATGAAGCCATCATGAGAGAAGACTGCACTACGATCGAGGTACTCCTGAGAAATCACCCTGTCAACCAGCCCATCACCATTCTGCCCAACTCCACCAGCAGCAGATTACTTCTGAGCCAG CAGACAGAGTCCATCATCCCCATCCATCTGGCTGCCAAGTACCACAAGGCCCAGAGTCTGCTCTGCCTGTTACGGCATGGCGCTGACCCAGAAGTCAG GGACACAACAGGCCTCACCACACTCAACTTAATACTACTGCACTGGCCAGTCACTTCCACCACGTGGGCAAAACCAGGCAACAGAATGCACAGGATCCTGACAGACATTCAGAATAACGCCATCACGTGTCTCCGCATCTTGTGTGCACACGGGGCTCAAGTTAACGCTCAAGGGGAAAGCAACAAACGTTCACCACTCCACCTGGCCATAGCATATGGTTGCTATCCAGTTCTCTCCATTTTGGCCCAAAATGGTGCCGATGTCAATGCTATTAATGAAGCCAGCATGACACCCCTTCACATGGCCGCAAACATGCTGAATAAGGAGATGATGGAAATGCTCATTGCCTGTGGAGCAAACGTCAACTGTGCTGTCTCTTCCACGGGAAACACGCCCCTGAAGCTTGCAGTGTGCACCGCATCAAGCAAAGCAGGCCGACTGCTCGGGGCGGGGGTCAGCTGCATCCGTCTGCTGCTCACTCACGGAGCCAAAGTCAATGCCCAGGACTACAAAGGCCAAACAGCCATCCACGAGGCATGCTTTGGAGGCAGAGAGGCAATCATCAATCTCCTGCTTGACTTTGAagcaaatgttaacattttaacaaGAAACGGGGAATCTCCAATTTATATGTACCTTCAGCGCAGTTTCAATGTAAGAGATACGGCACTTCTGGCCAGGCTACTTTATCACACTTATCCTCTGAGAATGACCAATAACCAAGGAATTCTCCCTGCAGGAATCATGCTACCAGAATTCCGCCTCTTAAGGGACACCCTAATAAAGCAATCGCAAAAACCTTTATCCCTACAGGGTATCTGCAAAAGAAACATCAGGAATATTTACGGGGAGAAATACAAACAGCACTTGAAGCAACTTCTCCCGGTGACGATATGGAATTCTGTCTACTGCTGTTACGACCTGGCATACCTCCTGAAACAAGACCTCCCAGCTTCACAGCAGCAGGGACTTCCAGCCACTCAAACTGCATTTTCTGGCTAG